From the Longimicrobium sp. genome, one window contains:
- a CDS encoding HD domain-containing protein produces MSVIPLPSISHRPDPRAYCGGAWPQVRELADGRDVTACFLVLDKQRKETKAAKPYLHLVLGDRTGSIDAKVWDDAARFDALFAAEDVIGVRGRTSTYNGRVELTVTAIQPVQIGDDDLELFVPASPRDRNVMAKELDLLVDTVADPALRLLLQRMTGRKTTTGKQYRLHPAAKRNHHAYLGGLLEHSLSVAKAADALCAHYGRQGARVDRDLLVTAALLHDVGKVRELSAGRSIAYTDEGHLLGHILIGLQMVTREAEQIPGIDPHRLLHLQHLIASHQGRHEWASPKVPQTLEALILHYADDLDSKMNPAMALLNEVGEGGWSAYDRHLDRSLFQPPAFPQNAEVEAVPAAEVVEVVLDMFRG; encoded by the coding sequence ATGAGCGTGATCCCCCTTCCCTCGATCTCCCACCGCCCCGACCCGCGCGCGTACTGCGGCGGCGCGTGGCCACAGGTGCGCGAGCTGGCCGACGGCCGCGATGTGACCGCCTGCTTCCTGGTGCTGGACAAGCAGCGCAAGGAGACCAAGGCCGCGAAGCCGTATCTCCATCTCGTGCTTGGAGATCGGACGGGCTCGATCGACGCCAAGGTGTGGGACGACGCCGCGAGGTTCGACGCGCTCTTCGCCGCCGAGGACGTGATCGGCGTGCGCGGGCGGACGTCGACGTACAACGGCCGCGTCGAGCTCACCGTCACCGCCATCCAGCCGGTGCAGATCGGCGACGACGACCTGGAGCTCTTCGTCCCCGCGTCTCCCCGCGATCGCAACGTGATGGCGAAGGAGCTGGACCTGCTCGTCGACACCGTCGCCGACCCCGCGCTCCGTCTTCTCCTGCAGCGGATGACGGGGCGGAAGACGACCACGGGGAAGCAGTACCGTCTCCACCCCGCCGCGAAGCGGAACCACCACGCGTACCTGGGCGGGCTGCTGGAGCACTCGCTCTCGGTCGCGAAGGCGGCGGACGCGCTCTGCGCGCACTACGGGCGGCAGGGCGCGCGGGTGGACCGCGACCTGCTGGTGACGGCCGCGCTGCTGCACGACGTCGGCAAGGTGAGGGAGCTGAGCGCCGGGCGGTCGATCGCCTACACCGACGAGGGCCATCTCCTGGGCCACATCCTCATCGGCCTGCAGATGGTCACGCGCGAGGCGGAGCAGATCCCGGGGATCGACCCGCACCGGCTTCTCCATCTCCAGCACCTGATCGCCAGCCACCAGGGGCGCCACGAGTGGGCCAGCCCCAAGGTGCCGCAGACGCTGGAGGCGCTGATCCTCCACTATGCGGACGACCTGGACAGCAAGATGAACCCGGCCATGGCCCTCCTGAACGAGGTGGGGGAGGGGGGATGGTCGGCGTACGACCGCCACCTGGACCGCTCGCTCTTCCAGCCGCCCGCGTTCCCGCAGAACGCGGAGGTGGAGGCGGTGCCCGCGGCCGAGGTGGTGGAGGTGGTTCTCGACATGTTCCGCGGGTGA